The genomic region GAAAGCGAAGGGGATCCTGGCCGATGGCGGCGGCGATCTCATCGATGAAGGATTCGCTGGCGAAGTGCAGCTGCGGGCCCAAGGGATCGCGAAGATGCGAGGTGCGGAGCGGCGAGGCACGCTCCAAGAGAGGCGGAATGGTCTCCCAGGCCATGAGCTTGTTGGCGAAGCCGTAGGACTCCGCCGGCATGCCGAAGGCTTGGATCGAGGTCAAGGGCAAGCCCATGAGCTGGCCGGCGAGACTGTGGCCGGGATTGCTCTCGTTCGAGTCGATGTCGAGGCGCGAGAAGCCCTTGCTGATGAACTCATAGGCGATGACCGCATTGTCGCGGTCGAGCCCGGCGCGAACCCGGTGGATCGAAGCCGGCGCCTTCGGATCCCAGCCATGACCCTCATGGCGCATCCCCTGGAGCCTGACCGGGCGCCCGACGGCCTTGGAGAGGACGGCCGCATCGAGGGCGGCATCGCCGGCATCGTTGCGGCCATATGATCCCGGTCCCGGAACCCAGATGCCGCGCACCTTTTCAGGCGGCAGGCCGAGGATGCGGGCGACCCCGTCGCGGGCGAAATGCGGCTTCTGCGATCCTGTCCACAAGGTCGCCTGGTCGGTGCCGGCATCGACGATGGCGCAGGCCGGCCCCATGCTCGCATGGGACTGGAACGGCCATTCATACTCCGCCTCGACAACGCGCGCCGCGCGGGCGAATGCGGCCGCGACCGCCGCCGGATCGCCCGCCTGCTCGCGCCTGGTGACTTGGGCCCGGCGTATGTGCTGGTAGAGCTCCTCGAAGCGCGGGAAGGGCGGGCGCGCCTCCGACCAGGTGACCTTGAGGCGCTCGGAGGCGCGGATCGCATCCCATTCCTTCGGGGCGACCACGCCCAAGAAATCCTTCAGGTGGACGATGCGCACGCCGGGGATATCGGCGATGGATGCGGCATCGACCTTGATGGGCACCGCGCCGGCGACGGCTGGCCGGATCATCCTTCCATGCAACATCCCGTCGACCTTGACGTCGGTCACATAATCGAGCTGGGCGTACACCTTCGCCGCGACGTCGCGGCGGGGGAGGGGCTTGCCGACCACCCGGTATTGCTGGGGGGCCTTCGGTTTAGCCTTGCCGATGGCCAAGAGATCGTTGCCGATCTTGCCGTTCCACTCGAGCTTCACCTCGAAGCTCTTGCCGGCCAGCAGCGCCGCATAGGAAAGCCCGCCCGCCGGATCGCCGCTCGGGTGCACGGTCCCGTCGGTCACGCTCAAGCTCTCGGCCGGAACGCCCAAGCGCTCAGCGGCAAGACCGACGAGCACGCGGCGCGCCTCCGCCGCCGCATAGCGAAGCTGCCTGCCGCCGTTCTGCACGCCGGTCGAGCCGCTAGCCCCGCCCTGATTGACGCTGGTTGCGGTATCGCCCATCACCACCGTCACCCGGTCCGGCGCCACGTCGAGCTCTTCGGCCACCATCTGGGAGATGGCCACGTCGAGCCCGTGGCCCATGTCCATCTTGCCGAAGAAAGCCGTCACCATGCCGTCATCGGCGATAGCGAGCCAGGAATCGAGCTGGTCAGGGGTGAGCGGCGGCTTCCCGCTCGCTGCCGCCAGAGCCGCGCTGCGCCCGTGCGGCAGCGGCAAGGCGACGGAGACCACCAACAAGCCGGCGCCCTGGATGAGCGAGCGACGCGACAGACCGGGAGCATCGAAGGGCGCCATCGCCGCCTCCCTAACCGATCTCGGCGGCGCGCTTGACCGCGCGCAGGATCGCCATGTGGGTGCCGCAGCGGCATTTGAGCCCGGTCAGCGCGTCGCGGATCTCCGCGTCGCTGGGCTTCGGGTTCTGTTTGAGAAATGCGGCCGCGGTCATGATCCAGCCGTTGATGCAGTAGCCGCATTGCGGCACCGCTTCCTCGACATAGGCACGCTGCAGCGGGTGGGGATTGGCAGGCGTGCCGAGTCCGGCGAGCGTGACGATCTCGCCCTGGGCGGCGTCCGCGATCCGGGTCTGGCAGGAGCGGATGGCAAAGCCATCGAGATGCACGGTGCAGGCGCCGCATTGCGCCAGCCCGCAGCCGAAATGCGGATTGTTCAAGCCGAGCTCGTTGCGGAGCGCATAGAGGAGCGGCATGTCGGGATCGGCGTCGAGCCGGTGCTGGACGCCATTCACCTTGAGCGAGAATGACTCCGTCATCCGAGACATCCTCCCGATATCAACAGGGGCTGCGAGCGAGGTCCCGACCGGAAGCGGCCCCTCATCAGGTGCGCTCGCTTGTCGTCGGCGATCCGTCCGCGTGGCCGAGCATAGCCTCGGGCCGCACCCGGCAGCAATCACGAGGCCGCGAGCGGAATTGCCCGGGTCAGCCGACCGGTCTCAGGAAGCTTCGCTCCTCCGCCAGGATGAAGCGGTGCTCCTCGGCGTAGTGGAAGTTTTTGGCACCGGCCTCGTCGGTTCTGAGGCGAGCCCGGTAGGCCTCGTAAGTCGCCAGGCTGTCGAAGGAGATGAGAGCCATGGCGATGTTGTTGGTGCCTTCATGGGGCATCCAATATCCCTGGAGCTGGCCGCCGCAGCGGGGAATGATGCTGAGCCAGTTGCGCGCATACTCCTCGAACAGGTCGCGCTTGTAGGGGTCGAGCTGGTAGCGGATGAAAACGGTGATGGTCACGGTCGAGCACCCTGGAGGTCACGCAGGACCATCACCTTGCCGCATTCCGAGGCATGGATGCTTCGGGCAGCGCCGAACTGTTCGCGCTTGACCGGGGGTGGATTTGGGAGGGGGTGAGGATCACCCCCACCCCGACCCACCCCTGGCCGCTAGCCGGTCGTTTCGGCGGCGTCGCGGCTCAAGGCGCTGCCGAAGCAGGGGATGTAGAGCTCCTTCCACAGATCGATGAGCACGAAGTCGAGCGGCGTTTCCAGCGCGGCGATGGTCTTACGCGCATCGCCCAGTCGGAATTCGACATAGTCGAGAAGACCGGCCTTGGCGAGCTGGGCGCGGGCATGATCCTGCTTGCCCGGGTGGACGTCTGAGCTGATGAGCTTGCCGCCGGTCGCCCTTGCGGCCTCCGCCAACCAGATCGCCGAATAGCCGTAGGAGGTGCCGAGCTCGAGGATGGTTCGCGCCTTCGCCTCCTTGATCAGCAGGTTCATCAGCCGGCCGGTGTTCGGGCCGACCGAGATCAGGAACTCATCGATGCGCCGCGCGAGCTCCTTCGGCGGCAGCTCTTGCATCAATTTATGCTCGGCGGCGGCGCGCGCGTCGTAGTCGGCGAGCACGATCTCGATGGCGTTGTCCATGGCAGTCTGGTCCTTCCTCGATGCGTTTCAGCCTAGCGCCCGAAGGCCTCCGGCGAATAGTAGAGCTGCAGATCGCGCGTCTCGCCGATCAAGTCCTTGACCTGCAGGGCCACCAGCTTTGCGGCCGGCGACAAGCCGATGCCGGCATAGACGATGCGGTATTCCATCGCCGGCAAGGGCCGCCTCGTCGCCACCACCCGCAAGGTTCCGGCGGCGAGCTCGCGGCTCGCGGCCGAAGCCGGGCCCATCGCCACGCCGAGACCCGCCACCGCCAGCTGGATGCGGGTCAAGAGGCTGGAGCAGCTGTGGTGGCGGCCGGGCTCCACCCCTTCGGCGCGGAACCACTCGGTCGCCAGCTCGTTGAGATGCGAGCCGCTTGCATCGGTGATCACCGGCCAGAGCGCCATGTCGGCAGCGCTCATCGGTGCCAGCGGCAGACCGAGATCGGGGCTGGCGAGCCAGGCCATGTCCACCTTGCCCAAAGACTCGGCCGTCACCTGCGGCGAGCTGATCG from Pseudomonadota bacterium harbors:
- a CDS encoding xanthine dehydrogenase family protein molybdopterin-binding subunit is translated as MAPFDAPGLSRRSLIQGAGLLVVSVALPLPHGRSAALAAASGKPPLTPDQLDSWLAIADDGMVTAFFGKMDMGHGLDVAISQMVAEELDVAPDRVTVVMGDTATSVNQGGASGSTGVQNGGRQLRYAAAEARRVLVGLAAERLGVPAESLSVTDGTVHPSGDPAGGLSYAALLAGKSFEVKLEWNGKIGNDLLAIGKAKPKAPQQYRVVGKPLPRRDVAAKVYAQLDYVTDVKVDGMLHGRMIRPAVAGAVPIKVDAASIADIPGVRIVHLKDFLGVVAPKEWDAIRASERLKVTWSEARPPFPRFEELYQHIRRAQVTRREQAGDPAAVAAAFARAARVVEAEYEWPFQSHASMGPACAIVDAGTDQATLWTGSQKPHFARDGVARILGLPPEKVRGIWVPGPGSYGRNDAGDAALDAAVLSKAVGRPVRLQGMRHEGHGWDPKAPASIHRVRAGLDRDNAVIAYEFISKGFSRLDIDSNESNPGHSLAGQLMGLPLTSIQAFGMPAESYGFANKLMAWETIPPLLERASPLRTSHLRDPLGPQLHFASESFIDEIAAAIGQDPLRFRLAHVKDARDVAVIKAAAERSGWDERPSPKRAGARGEVATGRGIGYAQRGGTIVAVVAEVEVERKSGRVWARKFTVAHDCGQIINPEGLRQCIEGNVVQAISRSLYEEVIFDERSVTSGDWLAYPILDIVDTPERIDVALIDRPELPPAGAGEPATRPVTAAIANAIFDATGVRLRRAPFTPERVRQALS
- a CDS encoding (2Fe-2S)-binding protein — encoded protein: MTESFSLKVNGVQHRLDADPDMPLLYALRNELGLNNPHFGCGLAQCGACTVHLDGFAIRSCQTRIADAAQGEIVTLAGLGTPANPHPLQRAYVEEAVPQCGYCINGWIMTAAAFLKQNPKPSDAEIRDALTGLKCRCGTHMAILRAVKRAAEIG
- a CDS encoding NIPSNAP family protein yields the protein MTITVFIRYQLDPYKRDLFEEYARNWLSIIPRCGGQLQGYWMPHEGTNNIAMALISFDSLATYEAYRARLRTDEAGAKNFHYAEEHRFILAEERSFLRPVG
- a CDS encoding class I SAM-dependent methyltransferase, translating into MDNAIEIVLADYDARAAAEHKLMQELPPKELARRIDEFLISVGPNTGRLMNLLIKEAKARTILELGTSYGYSAIWLAEAARATGGKLISSDVHPGKQDHARAQLAKAGLLDYVEFRLGDARKTIAALETPLDFVLIDLWKELYIPCFGSALSRDAAETTG
- a CDS encoding LysR family transcriptional regulator — protein: MNFRQFEAIYWIARLGSFHAAARHLKTSQPAISARIREIERELGVELFDRSGRSARPTAKGHELLHYAEQIMAMSAEIQQRVGTKEALSGLVRLGVTAVPAVTWMPTLLRRLARTYPGIVVEFAVDSSETLQARMLRGELDVAFMAGPISSPQVTAESLGKVDMAWLASPDLGLPLAPMSAADMALWPVITDASGSHLNELATEWFRAEGVEPGRHHSCSSLLTRIQLAVAGLGVAMGPASAASRELAAGTLRVVATRRPLPAMEYRIVYAGIGLSPAAKLVALQVKDLIGETRDLQLYYSPEAFGR